A genomic region of Microbacterium schleiferi contains the following coding sequences:
- a CDS encoding sigma-70 family RNA polymerase sigma factor: MPRTGLSALSDDELVTLSRRDTSAAYAELWLRHSSAALAVARAFTTLDADDVVSEAFTRVFARIRSGGGPTMGFRAYLLTAVKNVAREWGARAGDLSTADVAELPADTDTARAAEAALESGATVSAFRSLPTRWQEALWYSDVEGLKPRQFAPLLGLAANAASALVVRARRGFRDAWVSAQLRTADNDECRGVLSMLGTHTRGGLSARDTRTAQAHLATCERCAVAWEEAQHVSSRLALALLPVVVGARL, translated from the coding sequence GTGCCTCGAACTGGTCTATCGGCGCTCTCTGACGACGAACTTGTCACCCTGTCGCGCCGCGATACCTCGGCCGCATATGCCGAGCTGTGGCTGCGCCACAGCTCCGCGGCGTTGGCTGTCGCGCGCGCTTTCACGACGTTGGATGCCGACGATGTCGTCTCGGAGGCCTTCACGCGGGTCTTTGCGCGAATCCGAAGCGGGGGCGGCCCGACGATGGGCTTTCGCGCGTACCTGCTGACCGCTGTCAAGAACGTGGCGCGCGAGTGGGGCGCGCGGGCGGGCGATCTCAGCACCGCGGACGTCGCAGAGCTGCCCGCCGACACCGACACCGCCCGAGCCGCCGAGGCGGCGCTCGAATCCGGCGCGACGGTCTCGGCGTTCCGGTCCCTGCCGACCCGCTGGCAGGAGGCGCTCTGGTACAGCGACGTCGAGGGTCTCAAGCCCCGCCAGTTCGCACCGTTGCTCGGGCTTGCCGCCAACGCCGCATCCGCACTCGTGGTGCGGGCCCGCCGCGGGTTCCGCGACGCATGGGTGAGCGCGCAGTTGCGCACTGCCGACAACGACGAGTGCCGCGGTGTGCTCTCGATGCTCGGCACGCACACCCGCGGGGGCCTCAGCGCCCGGGACACCCGCACCGCCCAGGCACACCTCGCGACCTGTGAACGATGCGCCGTGGCCTGGGAAGAGGCGCAGCACGTCTCGAGCCGACTCGCGCTGGCTCTGCTTCCGGTTGTCGTGGGGGCGCGGCTGTGA
- a CDS encoding DUF5979 domain-containing protein, giving the protein MTQRSHGTGNTRRSRRSPWRRLVHRIRPLTAVALSTLLVVSGAVAVGTMPAYADDINATLAITKSTDDPITPTGVVSPGETFEYDLLFSCGTSVGSVSGCKNATITDLLPEWIEFVSVSSFPVSAPGTSTVTDVGGRDQVTLAFTSPVNTPGATTGLPLGTFQMTIQVKLADDAPWEIDGTTIINTADITADNAVPQSDSAPIEAAVPVNLATTTDKSFDPSSNYNMAGETTRLTLSGTNTTNGGVDTLTVQDPAGATPLPADDTSPFHYLEFTDFGAMTLPAGAEQVTAEVYSIADSAWHTVYVGAGPPVYPAAGPGIPDKTDIYGIRFTYADTGGGRIDVSATGSAEVALTQRAAVESLSVATTVDNTVQSTVSLGSDTVSSPVVTKPYQIIPFGLQVSASKTFSPDQIKAGESTTVNIGAVNSGTATLAELVISEPGAGTPGSLSGDLTFAGFGTVSGGAGNGIQWPSGATEATIVYHYDDNTSSAPLSTSVSGTIPDSPSALRVVGFDITFTGAPIVSGAEAKTPFVVSTQRVGTPPDLTTVPNDVDAVAKAFTDITLTDSDTATDELEIYGDRMAVEVSKSIQPSQSWLVPGQQTVAQIPAVISSFPATTVNPTQVIVDDAAVLSPDWWNIYNATELPSLGIPSNATLTVQYTTDGSSWTNLPGAVGLSSPPAYQTVTIDPALSDTIIGLRFVYDAVSGESFDPGSTFQPNITFTTREQTRNAPIVDIEDVPTTGTIPDPSTPSGTIDVVQVANCATADASVASPAMSAATANTSPCPISTLIPINGGSGVGPDLVDKDVTPVTVVERSQAGTNGTLGWSTGGLTGVTQMRVTETGSTSYAPATSANLDSSFLNAFDVIRLAPITKTTDPLIAYDQLVSVELFDYTAAGGAGAWVPISGAPWDGPTSGTIVFPGYTLTDAEQATTTGVRYTFAESPNRASALTPGNLTQPAVGSGVAASTDRRPITVNFQLRDDRRSDGSPVLFGEAYNTAGDLSVVTNTVNAQACLVAFVADACADGYSTNDSDTVTILNGTANITTTKSWSTGVSGGGALGIPPTGTPAADYPTTRMTLSVVNNGPQKVDTLDLTDPAPNVAFEGTAWDVFTLTNIVSITPPKDSDGSGGNADVAVYLDLAGGGELGPLTISAATALTPGQLDDVVGVRAYASGRISYTSSGNNNGRLQIQLDAQLRETLRSDPMTRVSAGSVDNTIFGSIGDPSVETSGSCAVSNPPVTADPNTVVSCNNASISLSDTQDRTVLAGKSFSPTNEYENTNDRIRMLLSGQPGGNARSNQLVLTDTTPGFWNAYGFAGLVNANPSQFAIASPANRVQIELLTGATYTVEVDNSITVSGGTWNAVVNGSGDQWMTATQARSALAPGAATATASILGGGTVTYGEVQGIRFTYQRVASGSIADPSAPLLLFENPANPTLTGNLFVQRRDALLTGGDVPTTLSGNTASPGTTSAGVFPNTVVADATGIPGNGSPATDDADANFTFRHLPTAATVVKTPTGQVAPGTNFEVALTTTNNGGYPILNPVITDNLPVGTVAAGLPDYVFPDGIDPTDPANYTFALSSGSAPGAPWTELPIDPADVNVVVTSSSGVDPEPVAIRFEFPADSALGLGQVYRISWDMRLRSGAVANQPFTNEYEITGDRDFDSCNGVAGTTDICSTTATVTTQPLATFGMFQQVRALDPALGVISSTAATCTMADADPDGFFVDPCAPVTKPGQNNEWRLNYENWGSYPLDEISTIIYLPNAGQSGIDIPTVDSLWRPVLASATGPGLRADDTPTAARTVYYSTESPGTSLCDDVLTDGGTCPPGYWQPLDASVDLTTVTALYVVVDFAGGGDLLQPGEKFQLAFETTAPPAAFNPGNDPITWNSAKTGGKYTTGGSQRTLPPFEVPVVGASLASGSLQLTKTVDGDASGAGWVPTSFDGTLSCTSAGVAVPTAAIPTVPTLTDGTTVTVGGLPWGAECTFVETDAGSDVTLSPSTVTVSNDPTAIEVQSVTNTYDYASLLVEKTVEVPTPPGTTYPVPTDFAFTAVCTFNGATVLNETFLLDDGDTRLFEDLPARSECVVTETDPRDADSTVTSVTVIDPTVPPTIDQPARQATIPELSPDSAGGDTQNTVSYVNSYDLVALTITKDLEGEGAAQFGANQTFTVDVVCTFAGETLVDTSVELSAGNAWTASLTGLIAGSDCVITEPDLEGADAVVITPNDGSDTTTGEITLPDTGTATVTVTNWYLTGSLEVTKVFDGAAATQYGTADFDLELVCLRDGVDVDIPGGNDRTVNATAPTASWTHLPTGADCTLAETGIGGAGATAILDAGGSVLVDPATDGYTFTVVTDPTILNVADQPQPSLQVRNTFTYAEVSVSKVVETEALDNNGDPIPFGPFEVTLQCTWESATVTANEPMTQTIGDGDSFTWTGLPEGADCVIEETDTVNAASTTYEITQGGATAPAVDGIEASLAPLPAEGAADQTSVLFTNEYPVAPMIIRKEVDGTGAADVTRSFPVNVRCVLIDASHPDPGILVRDVNVEIGGPSNLQPEIDFLPLGSSCTITETDTGGASSVSITGTPYMGLPGAGGVPGASTTVTDSSITVTLSDNHYLVEITNTFIKPLPPTGGIFAWTVPIGAALMTVIGLMFVLWRRFEPGRD; this is encoded by the coding sequence ATGACACAGCGTTCACACGGGACTGGCAACACACGGCGCTCGCGTCGATCCCCGTGGCGGCGGCTTGTGCACCGCATCCGCCCCCTCACTGCCGTCGCACTCTCGACGCTGCTCGTCGTCTCTGGCGCGGTGGCCGTCGGCACGATGCCCGCGTACGCGGACGACATCAATGCGACGCTCGCGATCACCAAGTCAACCGATGACCCGATCACCCCCACCGGCGTCGTCTCTCCCGGCGAGACCTTCGAATACGACCTTCTCTTCAGCTGCGGCACGTCCGTCGGCAGCGTCAGCGGCTGTAAGAACGCCACGATCACCGACCTCCTCCCCGAATGGATCGAGTTCGTCAGCGTCAGCTCGTTCCCCGTGTCGGCGCCGGGCACCTCGACCGTCACCGACGTCGGAGGCCGCGACCAGGTCACCCTCGCATTCACCTCCCCCGTGAACACCCCGGGTGCGACCACCGGCCTCCCGCTCGGCACCTTCCAGATGACCATCCAGGTCAAGCTCGCCGACGACGCACCGTGGGAGATCGACGGCACCACGATCATCAACACCGCCGATATCACCGCTGACAACGCCGTGCCCCAGAGCGACAGCGCACCCATCGAGGCGGCGGTGCCCGTCAACCTCGCCACGACGACCGACAAGTCGTTCGACCCGAGCAGCAACTACAACATGGCCGGTGAGACGACCCGGCTCACGCTCTCGGGCACCAACACCACCAACGGCGGCGTCGACACCCTGACCGTGCAGGACCCCGCCGGTGCCACCCCGCTCCCGGCCGACGACACCAGCCCCTTCCACTACCTCGAGTTCACCGACTTCGGCGCCATGACCCTCCCCGCCGGGGCTGAGCAGGTCACCGCCGAGGTCTATTCGATCGCCGACAGCGCGTGGCACACCGTCTATGTCGGCGCCGGCCCGCCCGTCTACCCCGCCGCAGGCCCGGGTATCCCTGACAAGACCGACATCTACGGCATCCGATTCACCTACGCCGACACGGGCGGCGGCAGGATCGACGTTTCCGCCACCGGCTCCGCGGAGGTCGCGCTGACCCAGCGCGCCGCGGTCGAGAGCCTCTCGGTCGCCACGACGGTCGACAACACGGTTCAGAGCACGGTGAGCCTCGGCAGCGACACCGTCTCGTCCCCCGTCGTCACCAAGCCGTACCAGATCATCCCGTTCGGCCTGCAGGTTTCGGCCTCCAAGACCTTCAGCCCCGACCAGATCAAGGCTGGCGAATCCACGACCGTCAACATCGGCGCCGTCAACAGCGGGACGGCGACGCTGGCAGAACTGGTCATCAGCGAGCCCGGCGCCGGTACCCCCGGATCGCTCTCCGGCGATCTCACCTTCGCAGGGTTCGGCACCGTCTCCGGCGGCGCCGGCAACGGCATCCAGTGGCCCTCGGGCGCAACCGAAGCCACGATCGTCTACCACTACGACGACAACACCTCGTCGGCTCCGCTGTCGACCTCCGTCAGCGGCACCATCCCCGACTCGCCGTCCGCGCTGCGGGTCGTCGGATTCGACATCACCTTCACGGGCGCCCCGATCGTTTCGGGCGCCGAGGCCAAGACCCCGTTCGTCGTGTCGACGCAACGTGTCGGCACCCCGCCCGACCTGACGACCGTCCCCAACGACGTCGACGCCGTCGCGAAGGCCTTCACCGACATCACCCTCACTGACTCCGACACCGCCACCGACGAGCTGGAGATCTACGGCGACCGGATGGCTGTCGAGGTCAGCAAGAGCATCCAGCCCAGCCAGAGCTGGCTCGTGCCCGGACAGCAGACCGTCGCCCAGATCCCCGCTGTGATCTCCTCCTTCCCAGCCACGACCGTCAACCCGACGCAGGTCATCGTCGACGACGCCGCCGTGCTGAGCCCGGACTGGTGGAACATCTACAACGCCACCGAACTGCCTTCTCTCGGCATCCCGAGCAACGCGACCCTCACCGTGCAATACACGACCGACGGCAGCAGCTGGACAAACCTCCCCGGCGCGGTCGGGCTCAGCTCGCCCCCGGCGTACCAGACCGTGACGATCGACCCGGCGCTGTCGGACACGATCATCGGCCTGCGCTTCGTCTACGACGCGGTCTCCGGCGAGTCCTTCGACCCGGGCTCGACCTTCCAGCCCAACATCACCTTCACGACGCGTGAGCAGACCCGAAACGCCCCGATCGTCGATATCGAGGATGTCCCGACCACCGGGACGATCCCCGACCCGTCCACCCCCAGCGGCACGATCGACGTCGTCCAGGTGGCCAACTGCGCGACCGCCGACGCCTCGGTAGCCTCGCCCGCCATGTCGGCGGCCACGGCGAACACCTCGCCGTGCCCGATCTCGACCCTTATCCCGATCAACGGCGGCAGCGGGGTCGGCCCCGACCTCGTCGACAAGGACGTCACGCCCGTCACTGTCGTGGAGCGCTCGCAGGCCGGCACGAACGGCACCCTCGGCTGGTCGACCGGTGGCCTCACCGGCGTGACCCAGATGCGCGTCACCGAGACCGGATCGACCTCCTACGCTCCCGCCACCAGCGCGAACCTCGACAGCTCGTTCCTCAACGCCTTCGACGTGATCCGGTTGGCGCCGATCACGAAGACCACGGATCCGCTGATCGCCTACGACCAGCTGGTCTCGGTCGAGCTGTTTGACTACACCGCCGCCGGCGGCGCGGGAGCCTGGGTACCGATTTCCGGCGCCCCGTGGGACGGACCGACCTCGGGCACCATCGTGTTCCCCGGCTACACCCTGACCGACGCCGAGCAGGCCACCACAACCGGTGTGCGCTACACGTTCGCTGAGAGCCCGAACCGCGCATCCGCGCTCACACCCGGCAACCTCACCCAGCCCGCGGTGGGCAGCGGCGTCGCGGCATCCACCGACCGCCGACCCATCACGGTCAACTTCCAGCTGCGCGATGACCGACGCTCCGACGGCAGCCCCGTGCTCTTTGGCGAGGCCTACAACACCGCCGGCGACCTGAGCGTTGTGACCAACACCGTGAACGCACAGGCCTGCCTCGTCGCCTTCGTCGCGGATGCCTGCGCCGACGGTTACTCGACCAACGACAGCGACACCGTCACGATCCTCAACGGCACCGCGAACATCACGACCACCAAGTCCTGGTCGACCGGTGTCTCGGGCGGCGGCGCCCTCGGAATCCCGCCGACGGGCACCCCCGCGGCTGACTACCCGACGACCCGCATGACCCTCAGCGTCGTGAACAACGGCCCGCAGAAGGTCGACACCCTCGACCTCACGGACCCGGCGCCCAATGTCGCTTTCGAGGGCACGGCGTGGGATGTGTTCACGCTCACCAACATCGTGAGCATCACCCCGCCCAAGGACTCCGATGGCTCCGGAGGCAACGCCGACGTCGCGGTCTATCTCGACCTCGCGGGCGGCGGCGAGCTCGGCCCGCTCACGATCTCGGCCGCTACCGCGCTGACCCCGGGCCAGCTTGATGACGTGGTCGGCGTGCGCGCCTATGCGAGCGGACGCATCTCGTACACGTCCTCGGGGAACAACAATGGACGCCTCCAGATCCAGCTCGATGCGCAGCTTCGGGAGACCCTGCGCAGCGACCCCATGACGCGGGTGAGCGCCGGCTCGGTAGACAACACGATTTTCGGATCCATCGGCGACCCCTCGGTCGAAACCTCCGGATCGTGCGCGGTCTCGAACCCGCCCGTGACCGCCGACCCCAACACGGTCGTCTCGTGCAACAACGCGAGTATTTCGCTCAGCGACACGCAGGATCGCACCGTTCTGGCAGGCAAGAGCTTCTCGCCCACCAACGAGTACGAGAACACCAATGACCGCATCCGGATGCTGCTGTCGGGCCAGCCCGGCGGCAACGCCCGCAGCAACCAGCTCGTGCTCACCGACACGACCCCGGGGTTCTGGAACGCCTACGGCTTCGCCGGACTCGTAAACGCCAACCCGAGCCAGTTCGCGATCGCCAGCCCCGCCAACCGGGTGCAGATCGAGCTGCTCACCGGCGCGACCTACACGGTCGAGGTCGACAACTCCATCACCGTCAGCGGCGGCACCTGGAACGCGGTCGTGAACGGCTCGGGCGACCAGTGGATGACGGCTACGCAGGCCCGCTCCGCCCTTGCGCCCGGTGCAGCGACAGCGACAGCGTCGATCCTCGGCGGCGGCACCGTGACGTACGGCGAGGTGCAAGGCATCCGTTTCACCTACCAGCGCGTGGCCAGCGGCTCGATCGCCGACCCGAGCGCGCCGCTCCTCCTGTTCGAGAACCCCGCCAACCCGACGTTGACCGGGAACCTGTTCGTGCAGCGGCGTGACGCGCTGCTGACCGGCGGCGACGTGCCCACGACCTTGTCGGGCAACACCGCCTCACCCGGTACGACCTCGGCGGGCGTCTTCCCCAACACCGTGGTCGCCGATGCGACCGGCATCCCCGGAAACGGATCGCCGGCCACCGACGATGCCGACGCGAACTTCACGTTCCGCCACCTGCCCACCGCGGCGACGGTCGTCAAGACCCCGACCGGTCAGGTCGCGCCCGGGACCAACTTCGAGGTCGCGCTCACCACGACCAACAACGGGGGCTACCCGATCCTCAACCCGGTGATCACCGACAACCTGCCGGTGGGGACCGTCGCGGCCGGGCTACCCGACTACGTGTTCCCGGACGGGATCGACCCGACCGATCCCGCGAACTACACGTTCGCGCTGAGTTCAGGCAGCGCCCCCGGTGCTCCCTGGACGGAACTGCCGATCGATCCCGCCGACGTCAACGTCGTCGTGACGTCCTCGTCCGGTGTCGATCCGGAGCCGGTCGCGATCCGCTTCGAGTTCCCCGCGGATTCCGCGCTCGGACTCGGACAGGTCTACCGCATCTCGTGGGACATGCGCCTGCGCTCCGGTGCGGTCGCGAACCAGCCGTTCACCAACGAGTACGAGATCACCGGCGACCGCGACTTCGACTCGTGCAACGGCGTGGCCGGCACCACCGACATCTGCTCGACGACCGCGACCGTCACGACGCAGCCCCTCGCGACGTTCGGGATGTTCCAGCAGGTCCGCGCGCTGGACCCGGCGCTCGGCGTCATCTCCAGCACCGCAGCAACGTGCACCATGGCCGACGCTGACCCTGACGGCTTCTTCGTCGACCCGTGTGCTCCCGTGACCAAGCCCGGCCAGAACAACGAATGGCGGCTGAACTACGAGAACTGGGGAAGCTACCCGCTCGATGAGATCTCGACGATCATCTACCTGCCCAACGCTGGTCAGAGCGGTATCGACATCCCGACCGTCGACAGCCTGTGGCGGCCCGTGCTCGCTTCCGCGACCGGTCCCGGCCTGCGCGCCGACGACACCCCGACCGCGGCCCGCACGGTCTACTACAGCACCGAGTCCCCCGGAACCTCGCTGTGCGACGACGTCCTCACCGACGGTGGCACCTGCCCGCCCGGGTATTGGCAGCCCCTGGACGCGTCGGTCGACCTGACCACCGTGACCGCGCTGTACGTCGTGGTCGACTTCGCCGGGGGTGGCGACCTGCTGCAGCCAGGCGAGAAGTTCCAACTCGCGTTCGAGACCACGGCTCCGCCCGCCGCGTTCAACCCCGGGAACGACCCGATCACGTGGAACTCGGCCAAGACCGGCGGGAAGTACACGACCGGCGGCAGCCAGCGCACCCTTCCGCCGTTCGAAGTGCCCGTCGTGGGCGCGTCGCTGGCCAGCGGAAGCCTCCAGCTGACCAAGACCGTCGACGGTGATGCATCCGGCGCCGGGTGGGTCCCCACCTCGTTCGACGGCACACTCTCGTGCACCTCGGCAGGCGTCGCCGTGCCCACCGCGGCGATCCCGACCGTGCCGACCCTGACCGATGGCACCACCGTCACGGTCGGTGGCCTCCCGTGGGGTGCCGAGTGCACGTTCGTCGAGACCGACGCGGGCTCGGATGTCACGCTGTCACCGTCCACGGTGACCGTGAGCAACGACCCGACGGCCATCGAGGTGCAGAGCGTCACCAACACGTACGACTACGCGAGCCTGCTGGTCGAGAAGACCGTGGAAGTTCCCACCCCTCCGGGCACGACCTACCCGGTACCCACTGACTTCGCGTTCACCGCGGTCTGTACCTTCAACGGCGCGACGGTGCTCAACGAGACGTTCCTGCTCGATGACGGTGACACCCGCCTCTTCGAGGACCTGCCGGCTCGCTCGGAGTGCGTGGTCACCGAAACCGACCCCCGTGATGCCGACAGCACCGTGACAAGCGTCACGGTCATCGACCCGACGGTCCCCCCGACGATCGACCAGCCCGCGCGCCAGGCGACGATCCCCGAGTTGAGCCCCGACTCGGCCGGCGGTGACACGCAGAACACGGTCTCGTATGTCAACAGCTACGACCTCGTGGCGCTGACGATCACGAAGGACCTCGAGGGCGAAGGCGCGGCGCAGTTCGGCGCGAACCAGACCTTCACGGTCGACGTCGTCTGCACCTTCGCGGGAGAGACCCTCGTCGACACGTCGGTCGAGCTGAGCGCCGGCAACGCCTGGACCGCATCGCTGACCGGCCTCATCGCGGGATCGGACTGCGTCATCACCGAACCCGACCTCGAGGGCGCGGATGCCGTCGTCATCACCCCGAACGACGGCAGCGACACCACCACCGGTGAGATCACGCTGCCCGACACCGGCACCGCGACCGTGACGGTCACCAACTGGTACCTCACCGGTTCGCTCGAGGTCACGAAGGTCTTCGACGGCGCGGCTGCGACCCAGTACGGCACCGCCGACTTCGACCTCGAGCTGGTCTGCCTGCGAGATGGCGTCGACGTCGACATCCCGGGCGGAAACGACCGCACCGTGAACGCCACGGCGCCGACGGCATCCTGGACCCACCTGCCCACGGGCGCTGACTGCACCCTCGCCGAGACCGGCATCGGGGGAGCAGGCGCAACCGCGATCCTGGATGCCGGAGGCAGCGTACTCGTCGACCCGGCGACCGACGGCTACACGTTCACGGTCGTGACCGACCCGACGATCCTGAACGTCGCCGACCAGCCGCAGCCGAGCCTGCAGGTGCGCAACACCTTCACCTACGCCGAGGTGTCGGTCAGCAAGGTCGTCGAGACCGAAGCGCTCGACAACAACGGCGACCCGATTCCGTTCGGGCCGTTCGAGGTGACACTCCAGTGCACCTGGGAGAGCGCGACGGTAACGGCCAACGAGCCGATGACGCAGACGATCGGCGACGGTGACAGCTTCACGTGGACCGGGCTACCCGAAGGGGCCGACTGCGTGATCGAAGAGACCGATACGGTCAACGCCGCGTCGACGACGTACGAGATCACGCAGGGCGGTGCCACGGCACCCGCCGTCGACGGGATCGAGGCGAGCCTCGCGCCGCTTCCGGCCGAGGGTGCGGCCGACCAGACGTCCGTGCTCTTCACGAACGAGTACCCGGTCGCCCCGATGATCATCCGCAAGGAGGTCGACGGCACGGGAGCTGCCGATGTGACCCGTAGCTTCCCCGTGAACGTACGCTGTGTACTGATCGACGCATCGCACCCTGACCCGGGCATCCTGGTGCGCGATGTCAACGTCGAGATCGGCGGGCCGAGCAACCTGCAGCCGGAGATCGACTTCCTGCCGCTGGGTAGCTCGTGCACGATCACCGAGACCGACACCGGCGGGGCATCATCCGTCTCGATCACGGGCACCCCGTACATGGGTCTGCCCGGGGCCGGCGGTGTGCCGGGCGCCTCGACCACCGTCACGGACTCCTCGATCACGGTGACCTTGAGCGATAACCACTACCTCGTCGAGATCACCAACACGTTCATCAAACCGCTGCCGCCGACCGGCGGGATCTTCGCCTGGACCGTGCCGATCGGCGCAGCCCTGATGACGGTGATCGGACTCATGTTCGTGCTGTGGCGCCGCTTCGAACCCGGTCGGGACTGA
- a CDS encoding helix-turn-helix domain-containing protein, giving the protein MEPQIDIPTGATLLAAHAAGDAEEVMAIIADSPLEAWFSVPPDKMQEILRTVPPELITGGSAARAFRLYLNGPVVAQPSPALDASDAAALFFDARGRGNARESVEIVRRVFDDERTNPLFDETAGIATFQAVQMGLSQMLAGDHEAALASFTAARRTRPPETLTALLRDAYVKAALVHALYGDQHSARRKLDLAADLPRTSSWVEHVIDSHAALAEAVLVRDVDLDAAIERVERIPVPLLGELWPYRVEALFRLHLRRGRLDEAYASVERFRPAASGFVPGEGLAGSVFAAAGVTVALLRGDLALARSLLREVDDRPAAFRLLRESVAIASGESADSIRRLIGLHGQTAPLRQLEFFRVCLLSAALLGQGDTDDAAAVLRGVIERYGGLRDADRVYVPEVVAQFAETTVDGWPGDFGNNHLLGHQVPVLTPREREVLTLLATDRTRAQIAEALFVSENTVKSQQRTLFRKLGAGTRVEALLAAQRLGLL; this is encoded by the coding sequence GTGGAACCGCAGATAGACATCCCGACGGGTGCCACGCTCCTCGCGGCGCACGCGGCTGGAGACGCCGAGGAGGTCATGGCGATCATCGCGGACTCGCCTCTGGAGGCGTGGTTCTCGGTGCCGCCCGACAAGATGCAGGAGATCCTGCGGACCGTCCCACCCGAGCTCATCACGGGAGGAAGCGCCGCCCGCGCCTTCCGCCTGTACCTGAACGGACCTGTCGTGGCGCAGCCGTCTCCAGCGTTGGATGCCAGCGACGCCGCTGCACTGTTCTTCGACGCCCGCGGACGCGGCAACGCGCGCGAATCGGTCGAGATCGTCCGTCGGGTGTTCGACGACGAGCGCACGAATCCGCTGTTTGACGAGACAGCAGGGATCGCGACGTTCCAGGCCGTGCAGATGGGGCTGTCCCAGATGCTCGCGGGCGACCACGAAGCGGCACTGGCATCCTTCACCGCCGCGCGACGTACCCGGCCGCCCGAGACGCTGACAGCGCTGTTGCGGGACGCGTACGTCAAGGCCGCGCTGGTCCACGCGCTGTACGGCGATCAACACAGCGCGCGCCGCAAGCTCGACCTCGCCGCCGATCTGCCACGCACCTCGAGCTGGGTCGAGCACGTCATCGATTCCCATGCGGCGCTCGCGGAGGCGGTGCTGGTGAGGGATGTCGATCTGGATGCTGCCATCGAACGCGTCGAACGGATCCCGGTGCCGCTCCTGGGCGAGCTCTGGCCATACCGGGTTGAGGCCCTGTTCCGCCTGCATCTGCGGCGAGGGCGCCTCGACGAGGCCTACGCCAGTGTCGAGCGGTTCCGGCCGGCAGCGTCCGGTTTCGTGCCAGGCGAGGGATTGGCGGGGAGCGTGTTCGCTGCCGCAGGAGTAACCGTCGCGCTGCTGCGCGGCGATCTTGCGCTCGCGCGTTCTCTTCTCCGCGAGGTCGACGACAGACCGGCGGCCTTCCGACTGCTGCGGGAGTCGGTCGCTATCGCCTCCGGGGAGTCCGCCGACAGCATCCGTCGGCTCATCGGACTTCACGGCCAGACCGCGCCGCTGCGCCAGCTTGAGTTCTTCCGGGTGTGCCTCCTGAGCGCGGCACTGCTCGGACAGGGCGACACCGACGACGCTGCCGCGGTGCTCCGAGGAGTCATCGAGAGGTACGGCGGGTTGCGCGACGCCGACCGCGTGTACGTCCCGGAGGTCGTGGCGCAGTTCGCGGAGACCACCGTCGACGGCTGGCCCGGGGACTTCGGCAACAACCATCTGCTCGGCCATCAGGTGCCCGTCCTCACGCCCCGGGAGCGCGAGGTGCTCACTCTGTTGGCAACTGACCGCACCCGGGCGCAGATCGCAGAGGCGCTGTTCGTCTCGGAGAACACGGTCAAGTCGCAGCAGCGCACGCTGTTTCGCAAACTCGGCGCCGGCACACGGGTCGAGGCTCTGCTGGCCGCGCAGCGCCTGGGCTTGCTCTAG
- a CDS encoding helix-turn-helix transcriptional regulator: MDVLIELRRHRPDIARERIRTVVMAQRSRRAISPFVSGRLRHTTALATLAAGDLPAAARVLGKAEDIRSAVGRARVALAGNDPEQALRMLSGVVAPETSRRVRAEYLSLSVAAVALLGREDAAARSAIERLEAVLAESDQSLALALVPDTALAALAAAAERLALPGFAARAERARSWAMIASPGSVPRLTARERAVARELARHAAVAEIAAALTVSPNTVKSQLKGLYRKLGVGNRSDALRVLSAWGILHSDADIDLGRRDSRTEEG; this comes from the coding sequence GTGGACGTCTTGATCGAGCTCCGACGTCACCGTCCCGATATCGCCCGAGAACGCATCCGTACCGTCGTCATGGCGCAGCGCTCCCGCCGGGCGATATCGCCGTTCGTCAGCGGCAGGCTGCGGCACACGACGGCGCTTGCGACGCTCGCCGCCGGCGACCTCCCCGCCGCCGCACGCGTCCTCGGGAAGGCCGAAGACATCAGAAGCGCCGTGGGCCGAGCCCGGGTAGCGCTCGCCGGGAACGATCCGGAACAGGCGCTGCGGATGCTCAGCGGAGTCGTCGCGCCGGAGACCTCCCGTCGCGTGCGCGCCGAGTACCTCTCGCTCTCGGTCGCGGCTGTCGCGCTGCTCGGTCGCGAGGACGCTGCGGCGCGCTCGGCGATCGAACGTCTCGAGGCTGTCCTGGCAGAAAGCGACCAGTCGCTCGCGCTGGCCCTCGTGCCCGACACGGCGCTCGCCGCGCTCGCCGCCGCGGCGGAACGCCTCGCGCTCCCGGGCTTTGCTGCCCGCGCGGAGCGAGCACGAAGCTGGGCGATGATCGCCTCGCCGGGATCGGTGCCCCGGCTGACCGCACGCGAGCGGGCTGTGGCCCGTGAGCTTGCCCGTCACGCCGCGGTCGCAGAGATCGCGGCTGCCCTGACCGTCTCGCCGAACACGGTCAAGTCCCAGCTCAAGGGCCTGTATCGAAAGCTCGGCGTCGGTAACCGCTCGGATGCTCTACGGGTGCTCTCGGCGTGGGGAATCCTCCACAGCGATGCCGACATCGACCTCGGTCGGCGGGACAGTCGCACCGAGGAAGGGTAG